The Puniceicoccus vermicola genome includes a region encoding these proteins:
- a CDS encoding helix-turn-helix domain-containing protein gives MKKTILTNRPYNRPMASGRTTTKEAPFFGQRLSHFRKQRGMTQQELADALEISRSLVHHYERSCPNPTSDFVLKVSKVLDVSLDELFDLKPEKIKSGPPPRVKKLTQRLVGLPKAKQGVVLEMLESYLDKAS, from the coding sequence GTGAAAAAGACCATTTTGACGAATCGTCCGTATAATCGGCCCATGGCAAGCGGACGAACCACCACCAAGGAAGCCCCTTTCTTCGGTCAACGACTCTCCCATTTTCGCAAGCAACGCGGCATGACCCAGCAGGAACTCGCCGATGCGCTGGAGATTTCCAGGAGCCTCGTGCACCACTACGAACGCAGTTGCCCGAACCCAACCAGTGATTTCGTGCTCAAGGTTTCAAAGGTTCTCGATGTTTCCCTCGACGAACTCTTCGATCTCAAACCCGAGAAGATCAAAAGCGGCCCACCGCCAAGAGTGAAAAAACTCACACAGCGGCTGGTCGGACTTCCGAAGGCTAAGCAGGGCGTCGTTCTCGAGATGCTCGAAAGCTACCTCGACAAGGCCTCCTGA